A genomic region of Torulaspora delbrueckii CBS 1146 chromosome 7, complete genome contains the following coding sequences:
- the MUP3 gene encoding Mup3p (similar to Saccharomyces cerevisiae MUP3 (YHL036W); ancestral locus Anc_4.5): MSESFKLVTRKDHDLEQGEPEELGYGSFSSMEIDRAGILVDAFVEVPQGRHLGLFSTMVLFVSRMVGSGIFATPSSIFVNCGGNVLIYFGVWLLAALLSFAGLFLFLEFGSWLPRSGGRKNFLEQTYTKPKLMMSVTFAAYTVLTGFTMSNAIVFGKYFLSAIGYQSISDHSNLSKYISIAAVVTGVTIHGLSVKAGVRIQNFLGGLKFVLIAIMCVLGLYSVFFYNSPIEEASSIPIYAFQDEAMATTSSLATAFINAFFCFTGWDSVHAVASEIKNPVRTLKIAGPASLAVCFICYSMMNLAYLKVLTYEEIKQAGPLVGSMLFAKLFGPHLGAKLLSSSVALSTASNILVVLYGVSRMNQEVFREGYLPFSIPLASNKPWNSPLPALLVCGTLSVLWLTLLPAEGASYDYLVSMEGYGNQFFLLLVAVGIFIYRRKRKDEVPDTKAPSIGVIALILVSTYLLAAPFLGDQVSNSISILPPYQITALSLIIVCFLFWLVKFFLLPRMFGYVHKQRIITLSDGLVVTKWVKCYL; the protein is encoded by the coding sequence ATGTctgaaagtttcaaattGGTTACACGCAAAGACCATGATTTGGAACAGGGTGAACCTGAGGAGTTAGGATATGGATCATTCAGTTCAATGGAGATTGATAGAGCTGGTATACTCGTAGATGCTTTCGTCGAGGTACCGCAGGGTAGACATTTGGGTCTGTTTTCTACAATGGTACTCTTTGTATCCAGAATGGTGGGATCGGGTATCTTTGCTACTCCAAGTAGTATATTTGTGAACTGTGGTGGAAACGTACTGATATATTTTGGCGTATGGCTCCTAGCAGCTTTACTATCGTTTGCGGGGTTGTTTTTATTTCTAGAGTTTGGATCGTGGCTTCCAAGATCTGGCGGTCGTAAGAACTTCCTGGAACAGACTTATACAAAGCccaaattgatgatgagtGTTACTTTCGCGGCCTATACAGTGCTTACGGGATTTACGATGTCCAATGCGATTGTTTTTGGGAAATACTTTTTATCAGCTATCGGTTATCAAAGTATCTCTGATCATTCGaacctttcaaaatacATCAGTATTGCAGCTGTAGTGACTGGTGTTACGATCCATGGGCTATCAGTGAAAGCTGGAGTTCGCATACAAAATTTTCTCGGTGGGTTGAAGTTCGTGTTGATTGCAATTATGTGTGTCCTAGGGCTGTACTCGGTTTTCTTTTACAATTCacccattgaagaagcatcGTCGATCCCAATTTATGCATTCCAGGATGAAGCTATGGCCACAACGTCATCCCTAGCCACAGCCTTCATCAACGCATTTTTCTGTTTTACAGGTTGGGATAGTGTTCATGCTGTGGCATCTGAAATTAAAAATCCTGTGAGAACGTTGAAGATTGCTGGGCCTGCATCTCTTGCTGTTTGCTTCATATGTTActcgatgatgaatttggcATACCTTAAAGTTCTAACATAcgaagagatcaagcaGGCTGGCCCTTTGGTGGGTTCAATGCTTTTCGCAAAGCTTTTCGGACCACACCTTGGAGCAAAATTACTCTCCTCCTCAGTAGCACTGTCTACTGCTTCTAATATTCTAGTGGTACTTTATGGTGTCTCGAGAATGAATCAGGAAGTTTTCAGAGAGGGGTACTTGCCATTCAGCATTCCCTTGGCAAGTAATAAACCATGGAACTCTCCTCTACCTGCCCTATTGGTTTGTGGTACTTTGTCTGTCCTTTGGCTCACCTTATTGCCTGCAGAAGGTGCATCATACGATTATCTAGTCTCCATGGAAGGTTATGGTAACCAATTCTTCCTACTACTCGTGGCCGTCGGGATATTTATTTACAGAAGGAAACGTAAGGACGAGGTTCCCGATACTAAAGCTCCATCCATAGGAGTTATCGCTCTGATCCTGGTCTCAACCTATTTATTGGCAGCTCCATTTTTGGGAGACCAAGTTTCCAACAGTATTAGCATATTACCACCATACCAAATAACGGCATTATCCTTGATAATAGTatgtttcctcttctggTTagtcaagttcttcttaCTACCCAGAATGTTTGGTTACGTCCACAAGCAACGAATAATTACATTAAGTGATGGTTTGGTGGTAACTAAATGGGTTAAATGTTACCTTTAA